The DNA segment GGTCCTTCTTCGGATACTGATTACTTTATTCATGCTgccttttttattatttaatattcttAGTAAAGAACAAACATTATCTAATAATTTCCCAAGTTGGAAAGTTGAGACAAGATTAGGGGTTTATGATCAGTTGATGTTTTGGTGAATGTTTGGTCTACAATTGTGCTTCTAATATAACTTGGTTAAAGGCCCTTAATATATAATGACTTTTGACCAACAAATTAGGTGCGGTTGAATGAGTCTTAAACCATGACATGAGCATTAAGGCGGGCCAAAATAATAATTGTGCTTCTAAATTATTTAAAGGccattaatatttaattatctttttttttttagttcgCCGGAGAGTTTAAGGTCCAAATGGCACTGTTACgagtttaagttgacttcaaAGTtggatattttcatttttttaattttatatattactTCGAGAGTAACTTTTATATATTTacattgtaaaaaaaaattactaataATTGCTCATGATAAGTGAAATTAATatcttaaaatataaaatagttTACTTATTACAATCggctaaaataaataataaagaaatcAATCAGTTAGGtataaattaaaggaaaaatgcataagtaccctcCTAACATATAGCCAGATTTTCAACTATACACTTTATCTTTGCGGGGATCTTATTAGCTCCTGAACTATTTTTAAATGTGTAGTTGGAAATCCAGCTATAGGTcagggtacttatgcattttttcTAAATTAAAACATATTCTTTTTAGGGATTAATAGACTCGTGAATATGGAGAAGATCActagaaaaaaaatcattttgtttgaaatagtttttccAACGTTTgcctaatttttttctttttaaaataacaAATTCCGCCTCTTTTTTCTTATATTTCTTATTTTAAAATCTTATTTGGGTCATTTTCCAAAAGGGAAGAACAATCTATAGTGCAAAGATGGACAAGAAGAAAATTCAAGGAGtagtggataggctgactaattCCCTTTGACATCGATTGAAATATTTATAGCGATGTTTTTTGTGATTTCATTCTTTAACTAAAGATTTTAATGACATATTTTAACATGTCATTAAAGATAAGATGTAAAATTTAGAGTGAAAAAACTTTCTAACTATAGAAAATGTCAACAAATTAGATATGACATAACTCAACTCTACATGTACTTGAATTAAGTGGGCATTTGGACATGAGAATTATAAAATTccggaaaaaagtgaaaaaaatagcATTTGAAAAGTatagttgtgtttggacatgaatataattttgggttgtttttgaatttttgtgaataacttgagtgaaaattttgaaaaacagttttttggagtttttcaaattttcaaaaaattttaaaatcatatttaagtaaaaattaaaaattttatagccaaatatTGATTTCCCGAAAAAGTGAAAATGTTTTGGTCAAACAGGCTCTTAACTTCTTGATTATTAGTTTGACGTAGTGGGTTGATCGTTGTCCGACCCTTACATAATTGTTTTTGTGTGTAGAAAATATATTCATGGGATTGACCTAACTTACAACAGTATTAGGGATTAATAAAAACCACAGAAGATAACATATTATTTATCTAATTTACGGTTAACACAACTAGGACTTTAGTCATATCAGCTGAATAACTGATTAGCAGGCGGCATGATCAGAAACGGATCTAGGATTCGTAAAATATGGGTGTGCTactaaaaacaagagaaaaaagtCCGTTTGGCCATaagttttttttactttttttttcaaaaatattttgaaaacatTGTATGGTTATAAAAAGCAACCattttttgggccatttttgaagatgaatttttcaagtttcaaaAAGCAGCTTAGACAagttttttttaagttttatactcacaaaacttcaacttcttttcaagtaaaatgcaAGTCCAGATacaattttaactttcaaaaatatttttcatctcatcttcaaaattttttttttttcaagtttcaatcaaatctatgtccaaacgctagcaAAATATTTAGTAAGAACTAATCCTTCTTTATTTGGGTAGTTAACTCAACATTCAACTAATTGCATCATTCAATCCACATTTTGGAGCATGATATTTAGCAAATAATATTAGATCAATTCTACAAAATATGTACGTAAAATATCTAGTTTAAAAGAAAGATTATGTGTTCTTGTGCATCATAATTTGGGCTTAAATCCACCCCTGAGCATGAGAAAAGAGCTTCTACTACGACTTTATGATGCATATATGAATTAAAAGTGAGACCCTTTTGAAACTattgattaaataaaatataaatagagAGAATAAATGTTATATGGTCCTAGCAAGTCaagtaatttgaaataaattgTTGAAATTAACGAATTGACAACACAAGTCAAACTATTCCTAAATTTGTGGTCACTCAAGTAAAACTTCAGCTGCGCTGACTTTAAGTTCCAAGTATCAGTAGGTCAACTGCTTCATTCTTTTCTACTCTATCACTTCAAGGaaattaataaaaagaaaatacttaaatCAGATTGCAAAtttgtcaaaattttcatttttctcaagCGTGATATTAACAGTCTTCTTCATATTTTTGGGTAATGAATAACTACTTTTTTtctaattaattgattatttgtttAGCATATATTCAAGTATAAATAAAATGCTAAGAGCCCTTTTTTTTTTCCACATGGTGTAACATACTCTGTTCCTGACTAATTCAGATTATGTAGGTGAAACGTTTCCATAATAAAGACTATTTCATTTTGGGGCTCGAATTCCAAATTTCTTAGTTTAGGATAATAAAATATACAATGTTCCTGAAATTCGGGTTCACGAGTCTAAACAATTTCAGCCATACAAATTAACAAGACTAAAAGTAAATAGTACTGTCATTATTCGTCTTAAAACAGTTGCGTGGCTGCCACATGAAACTTTGCCACCACATCCCtttctctcaatataataagcaaccatagaaaaaatatatacttccgtttcaatttatatgagttagtttgactcggcacgaaatttaagaaattaaaagaaattttttgaaacttgtgatcttaaaaaCTTTAGGGGTAAAAACTTTGTGGGGCCATAacttttatgtggttataaaaacttttcattaaaggtaaaatgagtaaaatgaaaagtttaaaattaaattatttttaaatttaaaaatgtatcatttattttggaacatacTAAAAGGgactcatctaatttgaaacggagtaAGTAATTTACTACTCCTTTGGTGTCAATTTATGAGTCACTTCAAATCTTTTACCtgccttttaaatattttgaacccttaatattataatttatagtactttttcttttacataatttttaaatatataaaatttatttcaaaaaatttaaaagttctaTGTTTGAAATTACACGAAATTTGACTCTTGAAATCTGAATTATGTCACGTAAATTGTTATCTAAAGTAACAGCAAagaatatacataaaataatgtAGTAAGAGAATTCGATCCAAAATACCTTTATCTTTtatcataattaattaaatattcttCCCTCCTTTGCTTTGTCTAATCATCTTCTCCGAATAATGTCAACCAAATTCCAGTCCCAGTCCTCTCCCCCACCCTCCCATATATCTTTGTGTATAAATACAACTCTGACTTCAGAAGTTTATCAGTTTCATATATAATCAAAAAATAAGCACCTAAGCTACCAAGAATTGAAGAAGAGAAAATCTTTGGATTTAATAGCAATTATAAAGTGGCTATGGCGGATGAATTTCAAGTTGGTGTATGTGGAGAAAACAGTTGGTGGAAttcaacaaaaaatatttttggtttatcACCTAATTGTGTCTCTTCAATTTATGATCCTATTGGACACTTAATTTCATGGCCAATTAGTGATTTGTTGGACATGAAAACAAAGTCCAGTGATGATTCCACTCTACAAATATTGGGTATTGATCTTTCTTTACCATCATCAACACCTGATTGGAATCACTCACCGTAAGCAATTCCTATTTAATTTGttcatcctttttttttttttttttggttttcttagAAGGTGGAAAGGTTATAAAATAGTAGAGGAGAAAGATACTTCTTGAGCGTTTTTCTGTTCTACTATCCGGTATTAGGTGAATGTTGTGTTGGAGTAACGGTAAAGTTGTTTTTGTCTGGCTTTTAGGTCACAAGTTTGAGACGTGAAAGCATCAATTGATGCTTATATTAGGGTAGACTATATACATCACACTCCTAGAGATACGGCCTTTTTCTGAATCCTGTATGAATGCGAGATGTTTTCTGCACTGTACTGCCTTTTTCACTATCCGGTATTAGGTATTTACTAGTTGTATAGGGCCCACTGAATGGAAAAGCATGTTTCTACTGGTAAAACATTTCTCCATTCTCGAAGCTTGAACTCGAAAATATTATGTTATGTTACTCTCTTATCTTTGTGGTCTAAAAGCATTTTATtaagagattatctttgaaagCATAAGGAAGTCAAAATATACTACTCCCTGTGTtcaaatttatgtgaatctatttcagaaaagaatgacccctttctaaatttggaaacatttttgcttaaacttacaattctacccttaatggaaagtttttataaccacacaaatactctgtgatcctttttgacttgtttaagaccacaaatttcaaaagtcttcgttttttcttaaactccgtgcccagtcaaatagattcacataaattggaacggagggagtagtttgTAATAATAAAGTTTTTTCTTATATTCCTTTTTCTTGGAATTATGCAGCAATGATAAGTTGGACGACACTTATCTTTCCATGCTACAAGAAGACCTCAATTCAAGCCTGAATTACCAGCAAGAAAATGCGGTGAATTGTCCCAAGTTGAAGAGGAACTTTTCTAGCATAACTGAGGATTCTTCAACCAACTCTTTTAATAAACCAATGAATCAAGATTTCCCTTACTACTCAGAATTGCTGCAAACACTATTTGATACTGATCCTAATCAACAACCTCAACAATCTTTTTATACAAACAACCAGCCAATCAATTGTACATCATCCACAAAGTATAAGCaaaatttggatgattttgcACCTTCTTTGCCTACTCACTTGTTAAAGCCTTCAAGTGAAATCCTCGCAAATCTTCCTAACTTATTCTCTAAGGTAAGTACATGATATAGTTTGATATTTGAACTTAAATACACTGACAGTGTAACAACTTCCTTTTAAGTAGTTagtgtattattttaatatattgtaGTAGATAACCTGACTATTATtgaagagaatatatatatatatatatatatattaacaattcTTGGCAAGTACATCATATAATTTGAGCAATTTATCTTATATACGATGGCAGTATAATAAACTTCTTTTACAATATTAGTGTATTTTAACATGTTGTCGTAGATAACCATACTattaccttttttattttttttgcaagAGAATATATATTAACAATTCTTGGTATAACTTTTCAGTCTAATATTGAAGAAATCCCAGAGTCGACCTCAAGTTCACTATCTAAGAATAGCAGCAATGAACCATCATATAAACGACCCCGAATTGAGACACCATCACCATTGCCAACTTTTAAGGTATACAATatgtttttta comes from the Nicotiana tabacum cultivar K326 chromosome 14, ASM71507v2, whole genome shotgun sequence genome and includes:
- the LOC107763722 gene encoding transcription factor bHLH112-like, with product MADEFQVGVCGENSWWNSTKNIFGLSPNCVSSIYDPIGHLISWPISDLLDMKTKSSDDSTLQILGIDLSLPSSTPDWNHSPNDKLDDTYLSMLQEDLNSSLNYQQENAVNCPKLKRNFSSITEDSSTNSFNKPMNQDFPYYSELLQTLFDTDPNQQPQQSFYTNNQPINCTSSTKYKQNLDDFAPSLPTHLLKPSSEILANLPNLFSKSNIEEIPESTSSSLSKNSSNEPSYKRPRIETPSPLPTFKVRKEKMGDRITALQQLVSPFGKTDTASVLQEAIEYIKFLHDQVNVLSNPYMKKGSPTQCQQVKEQEGLKQDLRSQGLCLVPISSTFPATAETTMDFWTPKVGATFK